CCGCGTTTCCGCCGTCTTGCCTCTCTCTGGCTGCTTCTCGCCGCGCCGATCGCCGCGGCCGCCGGGCCGCTGGAGCAATCCCGACTCGCCAATGGCCTGGAGCTCCTCCTGAAGGAGTCCCACGGCGGCCCGATGGTGGCCTCGATCGTCACGGTCGGCGCCGGCGCCCGCTTCGAGGACGCCCAGGACTACGGCGCGAGCCACTTCCTCGAGCACATGGTTTTCAACGGCACGGCGACGCGCAGCCGCGAGGATATCAACGAAGGGATCAAGGCCTACGGCGGATACATCAACGCCTTCACGCGGCGCGAGTACACCTGCTACATCCTCCTGATTCCGCGGGAGTACCTGCGCGAAGGCCTCGCCATACAGGCCGACATGCTCTTCGGTTCCCTGCTGCCGCCGGCGGAGTTCGAGAAGGAGAAGCGCGTCGTCATCGAGGAGATGAAGAAGGACTACGACAGTGGCGATTACCGCGGCGAGCTCCACCGCAACGCCCATCTCCTCGCGGGTACGCCCTACGCGCACCCGATTCTCGGCAGCGCGGAGACGATCGAGCGCCTGCGCCGCGAGGACGTCCTCGCCTACTACAAGGAGCGCTACCAGCCGGGCAACTGCCGCCTCTTCCTGGTGGGGGACTTCGAGCGCCGGTCCGCCCTCGCGCTGATCGACTCGCTCTTCGGCGCCGCTCCCGGGCGCCCCGCGCCCGCTCCGGCGCCGGTGCGCCCGGCCTGGCCGTCGTCGCCTCAGCTGCATCTCTACCGCGCGGAGGAAGGCGCGCCTCGGCTGGACCTGGTCTGGCTGGCGCCGCCGCTGGCCAGCGGCGATGCCCCGGCCCTCTTCGCCCTGGCCGAGATGTTGACGGACGAGCACCGCTCTCCCCTGCGCGGCGAGGCGACACCCGCCCTGGAGCTGAGCGCCGGCCTCGAACTGTTCGCCGACTTCAGCCTCTTCACCCTGACGCTCGACGCGGGCGAGGCGGATCCCGCCCCCTTGATCGCGGCACTCCGGGAACGCCTCGGACGGCTGGCGAGCTGGGTGCCCGACACCGCCTGGACGGCTGAGCTCGCCAACCGGCTGCGGGTCGACGATATCCTGCTGCAGGACACCTACCACTACTACGCCATGATGAAATCCGCGGAGCTGCACCTGGGCGGCCATGCCTTCCTGAAGGACTATCGGGAACGGGTCGCCGCCCTCGACCCGGCCGCGCTGCGCGGCGCCCTCGAGCGGAGCCTGCTCGCCGGCGCCCCCAAGCTGATCTGGAGCGCCCAGGACGTGGACAGCGCGGCGACCGTTCTGCCCGGCGGGCTGCCGGCAGCCGCCTTCGCGCTGGCGCCGGCAGCGGGAACGAGCCTGCGCGTCGACGCCGCCGCGCCCTTGCGGCCCGCTCGGGCGTCGAGCATGCCGGCCGCCGGCGCTAGCGGCGAGGCGCGCTTCCGCCTCGCGAATGGGCTCACCGTTCTCCTGCGTTCGGATCCCTCGAGCGAGGTCTGCGCGGCCCACGTCCTCGTGCGCGGCCGCTCGGCCTGCGAACCGCCCGGCCGGGAAGGGATGGTGGCGCTGGCTCATGCCCTGCTGCCGGCCGGCACGCAGCGGCGCGACGAGGCGGCGCTGGCGGCGGCGCTGTCCGGGCTCGGGGCGCGGCTCAAGGTCGGCGACGATCCCTACATTCCGTTCGACGACTACTACACGCGCGAGGACTTCAGCTTCCTCCGGCTGGAGGCCTTGGACGAGACCGCCGACGCGGCGCTGACCCTCCTGGTCGAAATGCTCGGCGAGGCCAGCTACCCGGAGCCGGCCGTGGCGCGCGAGAAGGCGGCGCTGATCAGCAACCTGCGCATGGGCAGCCAGCGGCCGAGCGAACTGGCCCGCGAGGCCCTCGGAGAGACGCTCTTCGCGGGCGGGCCACGCGGCCGCAGTCTACGGGGCACGCCGGCCAGCCTGGGGGCGATCACCGCCGAGGAACTGCGCGCCTT
The genomic region above belongs to bacterium and contains:
- a CDS encoding insulinase family protein, translating into MEVIAGGLQAGGAYGSLCQSRRIPPPAQTLSRESSMGQSVLRTPRFRRLASLWLLLAAPIAAAAGPLEQSRLANGLELLLKESHGGPMVASIVTVGAGARFEDAQDYGASHFLEHMVFNGTATRSREDINEGIKAYGGYINAFTRREYTCYILLIPREYLREGLAIQADMLFGSLLPPAEFEKEKRVVIEEMKKDYDSGDYRGELHRNAHLLAGTPYAHPILGSAETIERLRREDVLAYYKERYQPGNCRLFLVGDFERRSALALIDSLFGAAPGRPAPAPAPVRPAWPSSPQLHLYRAEEGAPRLDLVWLAPPLASGDAPALFALAEMLTDEHRSPLRGEATPALELSAGLELFADFSLFTLTLDAGEADPAPLIAALRERLGRLASWVPDTAWTAELANRLRVDDILLQDTYHYYAMMKSAELHLGGHAFLKDYRERVAALDPAALRGALERSLLAGAPKLIWSAQDVDSAATVLPGGLPAAAFALAPAAGTSLRVDAAAPLRPARASSMPAAGASGEARFRLANGLTVLLRSDPSSEVCAAHVLVRGRSACEPPGREGMVALAHALLPAGTQRRDEAALAAALSGLGARLKVGDDPYIPFDDYYTREDFSFLRLEALDETADAALTLLVEMLGEASYPEPAVAREKAALISNLRMGSQRPSELAREALGETLFAGGPRGRSLRGTPASLGAITAEELRAFHPRYFAPERMILSVVSGLPLPTLRRTVEARFGALPASPGAEPPSTTLSVGPAEVLRPQDKAQVALLAARVLPPAGEQPDALEVLVDVLSARLALELREKQGLAYSVGAGLSLAPGLSGEEPGFGLVTLQMATGAENRERARAGLRAELERLASEPPDAGEVFRAVNGRWGRELMRDLARIHQAYRLGLLEHLGLAPFAGDAERVARQRAATPAELAALARQYLLQDDWTWVFAGGGLQ